gttgttttcagtTACAGTTGTATTAAGAGCATCTATAAGGCTATCCTTTTCACTTAAATTCGATAATACTTTTTCAAATTCTTGGCTTAACTGTGTGATTTTACTGTCTGTAGACAGCAACTCTGCCTGTAGGTGAACTTTCGTTTGAGTCAAATGTATATTttcttctttaattttattaacgtCCTTAGATACTAACTCGTGCATTGCTACTTTTTCTATCAAGTTTTCAATAGTTCCTTTAAGTATCTGATCATTATCGATTACTTCTTGTCGCGATTTCTTTAAATCTTCTAACTGATCAAGCAAGTGTTTCTCTTGCTGCCTAATATGATCAATTGCTGTATTAAGTTGGCTAACACTTTCCTTTAATAACGTATTTTCATCCTTTGCTATATTCAAGTGCGCTTGGATGTTTGCTTTTTCGATTTTTATTTCTTCAATTTCTTTCAATACGTTGTTGATATTTTTGCTTGTGCTCGTTTCCAATAAAGTACTACTGCTAGCTCTAGCTTGAGGTTCTAAACTGTCTTCAACAACTTCAGGTAATCTTCCGTCATGCTCGTCTTTAGATTTGGAAAAACTATGTTGGTCTCGTTCAAAACTTCGCCTAAGATGATCCATTTCTTGTGTAAGCAATACTTTGTCATTTTCTGCAATATGTACGTCAATTGACAATTGTTCGTTCTTAGCATTAGCTGCATGAAGCCGCTTTTTCAATTCATGAATCTCATGTGTGCAGTTTTTAACCATTTCCTCACTTGCAATATCAACAGTCTTTTCCAATTCCTCCacttcttttgttttaattttgaacATGTCGAGTTCACTAAGCATTAACGcgtatttttcttttaagtcaaCTAAACTTGATTGCAGCAAAACTTTTTCATGCTTAACTGCTTCTAGTTCTTTTTCTATTCTATGTATTTTGGACtcaaaattcttatttaatttattagaatctGCTAGTTCTGTCTCTAGTTTTGCTAAGTTATCTTCATGTGTTTCTATTATAGGTTCTAGTTTGGACGTATTCTTTAAGGCCGCAATTTCAGATATCAAAAAGTCATTATTCTTTTTCATTTCCTCCAATTCTCTCTCAGTGTGATGTAAGTCATTGGTTAAGAAGTCATTTTCTGTGGTTAAATCATCTATCTGTGTCTGCATATGGTCGATGTTAAGTTTCTTCTCAGATAGCTTATGATTAAGTTTATCAATGTCTTTCTTAAAGGAGTTCAGTGTTTTAAAAACACTTTCTAATTTAAATACCACAATATTTTCGCCACTCGATGGCACTTCTCCCAGGTAATCTACAGGAATTTCAAAGTTCACGTACTTATTATAAAACTGCattattttttcagttttaataactttgttATCAGATTGTGTGTCACTTTCTTTTTGAGCTAATCTATGCTTCACTTCATGCAGCTCTCTTTTCAGTGTTTCTATAACACTCTTAGCGTTATCGTCAATATTGACTTCATCAACATGCTGGTGGTTGGAGTTTCTACTATCTTTCAGATCGTTCAGTTCTTTTAGCAATTCGTCGTACCTATCTCTAGGTACAGTCTCAGATAGCTCAGAATGCTTAGTTACAAGTTCAACTTCATGTTCTAACTTAGTTACCTGCtcttgtaatttaaatatttcttcATGTAGCTCTTGATTCTCTTCCTGAAATTTCTCAGCATTTTCTCTTAAAAGATCATGCACTCTTTctaaattcatatatttatggtgcaatgtgtCATAATCTGCCTTAGCGGTCTTTAAAGTTTCtaaatccttatttttctcGGCAAGTTTACCTTGCAAGTCTTTAATTTCATTTGCGTATTCGTCGTTATTATATTTAAGATCTTCATGTTCTTGCCTTAGAACTTCAAAATTCTTTTGTAATTCCTTCTTTAGGCTCAACAGCCTCTCCATGGCAAGTTGATGTTGTGAGTCCAAATCTTCGAGATTTGTCGTTAGGTTTTTGTTTTCTTCTCTTAGTTTCTCGAGTTCCTCATCATTGTCTTGTCTCGGGTCTATATTGTAGCGTTCTTTTAAGGAGGATATTTCGTCTTGTAGTTCTTTGATTTGAGTTGTGTACATGTTGTCGATGTCCTCGCCTGTTCGTACGGGCTGCGGTGGAGGGTCCCAGTACCAACTGGATTCTTCTTCGTTTTCTTTGACTCCATTTTTCCGGTTGAAACTCtgtaaagaaagaaaataacAGTTATTACATATTCGCAAAAAAGTCCTATCTATTGTTTTTTTAGCaatatgtgattttttaagtagttagaATTTTGATTTTCTTTCGGTCGGGAGCCGACAGTCTAACGTTCCAAAGGATATTTCAGGGAATTTATAAACTaattgggttcgaatcccggtgagggcatttatttgtctgatgagcacaaatattacttgttcctgagtcatggatgttttctatgtataatatacgtatgtatttatctatttaagtatgtatatcgtcgcctaacaCCCCTAACACAagccttgcttagtttggggctaggttgattcgtgtaaggtgtccccacaaTTACCGATACTGATTTTCATTATTCCATATAACAACGAGTTGTGAAGCGCTAATGTGGACACACTTTACCAGGGCACTATGTGGGCAGCGATAGCGGTAGATAAGGTTGATAACGTATCTAAATCCCGCGGCTAGGCAAACAGCGGCTAACCGGGGATCAGCGATGGCCGTTTTGAAATGCTTTAGATGGTTAAAGCACTGAGTGCATGCCGCGGCAAATGTGTTGACAGACGATCCATGTACAGTCGCCGTCGTTTATGTCGGAGCTGCCAAAGCTTTCGCAAATATCAGAACATGCACTTTAAGCAGCGCCAAAATTAAAAGCGGTGGTATTAGGACATCTCATTAGCTATCATAATTATTAAGCGAATTCGACCTTAATGAGATATCGGCCGGCTTTTAGGTAGCATTACGGTGAGTTGAGTCCATTTCGTGAGGCGCACTTAATACCTAACGTTTTGTTTTTCGTATATGTGTCCTGTTCGTACaatcacggactttaattgttgatccacttctagctcattttatactggaacgtcatagcttaaccatgcttaactatgagatgtccagtataaaatgagctagaagtagATCAACAATTGAAGTCCGTATGCGAGGAATCCCCGCGAACATAATGTtatgcgattaagtcccgtttagttctaaaattataatggctttttcattttaaattttagATGCATTTATCAAAAGATCACTCGCGATATATTCGTTTACAGCTTCGGcatttaaataacttctaaattacAAAACGCGTGACAGCATGTGTGTCACCGAGTTTCCGATTGTTCAAACCGAGCTGGTATTTAACGCTCATTACTATGCAAGGAAGTTGAACTCTGTTTAACAAGTGGTGCGTGAAATACCTGCGATAAGGTACGTTCATACGTTTGTCATCATCATTCGCTTCCCCTTACACCAACTACTTGGGGTCGGCGTAGCCTGTCTTTTAGAAGCTTTTATTCTTgccttgccttgttagtatgttagtgtgcgtcaaaacgtagaagctaaatttgacccacttcccggtttccgattgagctgaaattttgcacacatatgtaaatcactactggatgcggatggcaatggaccgacaagcgtggaggaatggagaggaggcctatgtccgaagacgggcgctttagaggctgctatagatagatagatagatagatgtaaatcacgtgactgACTTGacgatgcaatattatggtatcatggagctgatctgatgatggagcagaaaagtGGTCATatgaactctgttatgaaacgtcgtatccctatcgagtaaggggtttttagaaacgtctcggagagcactAGATGATTGTTGAAAAAAGGTACaatcggcgataaaagcttgtgccataaatgaattttttgcaaaaaaaacttcatCTTTCATTGcattcgtttcatatcatctctcattcagtccatccaccttttcttcCGCTATCTCCTTCCACATTCATccgtaatatttaaattttcttcTTTAATTTTACCATTAGTTCCTTTTTCATTCAAGTTTTCAATAGCTCCTTTAAGTACGTGTTCATTATCGACTACTTCTTGTCGCGATTTCTTTAAATCGTCTAACTGAACTAGCAAATGTTTTTATACCGGTGATCAATCGCTGTATTAAGTTGGCTTTAACCTATTAACTGCTTTGAATTTTTCACCGAGCCGTGATCGTGTCGCCGGCGGTAGTACGAAGTTGTACGAAGATTTGCGAAATGAGATGGATATTGTTTGCCTTATACATATATCGAACTACAGCGGTTAAAGGGttaataatccatacttaatattataaatgggaaagtgtgtgtgtctgtttatttgtccgtctttcacggcaaaacggagtgacgaattcgtagttgaagggatggagagtgacataggctactttgtgtctctttctaacgcgagcgaagctgcaggCAAATgctagtaattttaatattttcatctTTTGCTTCTAAGTGCGCTTGGATGTTTGCTTTTTCGaattttatttcttaaattCCTTTCAATACGTCATTACTATGCAAGCAAGTTGAACAGAGCTTAACAAGTGGTGCGTGAAATACGATAAGGTATATGTTCATGTTTGTGACAGAAATACGTACAATGGTTTGAAAGTAACCTAGCGGTTAGCTCGTAGGATAGAGGGATAAGAAGGAAAAAATTGTACTCCATATaccagtaaatgcgagttatttgtagtgacgcgtgtttgacgctagatgtcactacaaataactcgaatttactgatgtatggagttacaactctttccttccTCTATGCTCGTAGTGACTTTTGgatttatgaaatatttagtGCCTGGGCGACTGAACTTCGCTCGGAGTTCGAAAACTCGCGTTTCCCAGAACCTAAGACttagctagatcgatttttcacccccgaaaacccccacaccCCAAATTTCAgcaaagcgctggtggcctagcggtaagagcgtgcgtcttacgatccggaggtcgcgggttctattcgaacctcggctcgtaccaatgagtttttcgaaacttatgtgcgaaatgtcatttgatatttgccagtcgcttttcggtgaaggaaaacatcgtgaggaaatcggactaattccaataaggtatagatacccttcgggttggaatgtcaggtggcagtcgatttcgtaaaactagtgcctacgccaaatcttgggattagatgtcaaagcggaccccaggcgcCCATGAACCATGGAAAatgataacgcaagaaggatgatgaccaaatttcagcaaaaTCGTTAGAGCAGTTTCCGAAAACGCCGATATTCAAGAATTTCTCATTTAAAGATATTATtgaatgaaattaaataaaatttattcaaaacaacacattacatCTTGGCAGTTATACCAATGGTTAATGTGGATCATTTGTTGATCGGAGCACTTAGTGCCACGACGCTGATTCAAAAGAACGCTGGTTCAAACCCCGGTACGAAATTTAGGAGTCTCATTGTgccagagtttttttttataccacgtcggtggcaaacaggaatatggcccgcctgatggaaagcggtcaccgtaacctatgtacgcccgcaactcaaggggtgtcgttgccgacccattagaaacacGTACACACACTACACACCTTTTTTTAAGAACCCCATACTCTAGTtgatcgggaatacctcggcaggaagctcattccacagccggagctttCATGGTAGAGTAGtgtactaatgagtttttcaaaAGGGTGCTCCTACCGAAGAGTGATAGAgacagctagctacgatacgctaacGAAGCGTAAGAGATTGTAAAAAGTCAAAAGTCACCACGACATTGGCAGACTCCACCTGGCTCAAAATAGCAAGGAGTAAAAGCcatgatagaaaaaaaaaaagagattgtCCCGTTAGCTAAGTACCAGCGGCGGCGGGTGaacatttctgctaggcaacactgagcaataAGAAACCTAACTTtacattaggtattttactagtaggttaattttaggcaagcctgtgggaatcggctgGTATGGATcagctgggccattttttttttcaaagttatccaccccatttttttttggaattggaaatttttatgtgttttccactcagaatcgcgagctctttcaatcctaataggagaaaaaaaagtgtctcaaggttttttcccattccgttaccattttttcatacattttgtatggcggtaacggaatggaaggttcaaaaaaatgtatggaaatcttgggacattttttttctcctatcaggatcgaaagagctctcgattctgagtatgaatcgcgtaaaaaatacccatgttacaaaagtggggtggacaactttgaaaaaaatggcctgcTAAGTACCCTGATTATGTAATGTTGGAGAAACCAAAGGGACCCTAGAGAATCTAACAAACGTGTGAAACCGCCATAAAACCAGAGGTTGGACATTGATCCCTAAATACGTCATAGGCATTAGTTTTGCCTATTACCCGCGCCATTGTTGCGTTTCACTGTTTACGTGCCATTGTATGGGGCGCGCTCTTATTTCATGTTGGGAAAAGCCTTAGAGCCGAGGGTAATGGCTTTCTTAGTAGAAAGCTGGAGGATTCTGGAAAAGAGGTTGAAGTGACGTAATATTCAGGCTGTTTTATGGAAGAGCTAGATTCTGCCCGAGAGAAACTTTCCgtgaaaaacatattatttcccGGTATTGAAATTTTCTGCGTAATGAGATTCATTTCAA
This is a stretch of genomic DNA from Leguminivora glycinivorella isolate SPB_JAAS2020 chromosome 20, LegGlyc_1.1, whole genome shotgun sequence. It encodes these proteins:
- the LOC125237249 gene encoding thyroid receptor-interacting protein 11-like isoform X2; the encoded protein is MYTTQIKELQDEISSLKERYNIDPRQDNDEELEKLREENKNLTTNLEDLDSQHQLAMERLLSLKKELQKNFEVLRQEHEDLKYNNDEYANEIKDLQGKLAEKNKDLETLKTAKADYDTLHHKYMNLERVHDLLRENAEKFQEENQELHEEIFKLQEQVTKLEHEVELVTKHSELSETVPRDRYDELLKELNDLKDSRNSNHQHVDEVNIDDNAKSVIETLKRELHEVKHRLAQKESDTQSDNKVIKTEKIMQFYNKYVNFEIPVDYLGEVPSSGENIVVFKLESVFKTLNSFKKDIDKLNHKLSEKKLNIDHMQTQIDDLTTENDFLTNDLHHTERELEEMKKNNDFLISEIAALKNTSKLEPIIETHEDNLAKLETELADSNKLNKNFESKIHRIEKELEAVKHEKVLLQSSLVDLKEKYALMLSELDMFKIKTKEVEELEKTVDIASEEMVKNCTHEIHELKKRLHAANAKNEQLSIDVHIAENDKVLLTQEMDHLRRSFERDQHSFSKSKDEHDGRLPEVVEDSLEPQARASSSTLLETSTSKNINNVLKEIEEIKIEKANIQAHLNIAKDENTLLKESVSQLNTAIDHIRQQEKHLLDQLEDLKKSRQEVIDNDQILKGTIENLIEKVAMHELVSKDVNKIKEENIHLTQTKVHLQAELLSTDSKITQLSQEFEKVLSNLSEKDSLIDALNTTVTENNNKVIQANETISELENNLVAKNNEILKLLKSLEDVTQELNQTNQQSDQRNEGVLRENESMNQELVELNVELKNKTDQISALKDMVAEVERNCSQFKTLADEKDKEIKELRQSIVEISDKLKNVDNTTNADDYAILLKEKEAIQNHVVDLQNNITAKEKELNEIKAKHDLMEKACIEYKTLVENATAEKTELINLVNLKHNESLQYHNEIQRLNHILLEQNAEMKKLIDEKNQQEINETCATCESLRMTLREKDEIIKNLNQNSSVFEKNKADLLNANESLRMLAEKCDGLEKNLQIQLENLKTLAAEKIQLSEQHENATRELERLRRHLVEMEDNYTQELMTSEQKLTECQASLRRVEERAKQSSTVYTSNSIRANQEVETLRNQIKLLEKQREEVQARLGDAEDARGRSEAALTNLQVVLEQFQLDKERDIHAATEKIRNKMEDLKKENGGLQKEIEKLNVKLQESLAGLQAATRLGDQLETKTAQINDLKEQVKTLQTSVGAAEERYYKAISNQQDKVDKNLVKNLVLNFVLTAGNNTNKTQILRVLSTVLDFNQQECRKLGLEKAPPTDSLAAEFVKFLQDESKPRAPLPSMLGLARSSTPSSRKSSTIGPSPVPSEVVGHKRNPSTGSNNLLFQNIDNVETTSQISIESDHRVSTSMDTGVNQTRNTEGAILKHVLKDM